The Triticum aestivum cultivar Chinese Spring chromosome 7B, IWGSC CS RefSeq v2.1, whole genome shotgun sequence genome window below encodes:
- the LOC123160261 gene encoding cortical cell-delineating protein-like: MAPSKLALFLALNLVLLAAAQGCGPYCPPVVPTPSILPPPVPSTGGGSCSINTLKLGVCANVLNLLKLKIGVPANEECCPLLGGLADLDAAVCLCTAIRANILGIKLNVPIDLTLLLNQCGKKCPSDFTCPI, from the coding sequence ATGGCGCCCTCCAAGCTCGCCCTCTTCCTCGCCCTGAACCTGGTCCTCCTTGCGGCCGCCCAGGGCTGCGGACCCTACTGCCCACCAGTCGTCCCTACCCCGTCCATCCTCCCACCGCCCGTGCCGTCGACCGGCGGGGGCAGCTGCTCGATCAACACGCTGAAGCTGGGCGTGTGCGCCAACGTGCTGAACCTGCTGAAGCTCAAGATCGGCGTGCCAGCGAACGAGGAGTGCTGCCCGCTTCTGGGCGGGCTCGCCGACCTCGACGCTGCCGTGTGCCTCTGCACCGCCATCAGGGCCAACATTCTCGGCATCAAGCTCAACGTGCCCATCGACCTGACCCTCCTCCTCAACCAGTGCGGCAAGAAGTGCCCCTCCGACTTCACCTGCCCCATCTGA
- the LOC123160355 gene encoding cortical cell-delineating protein-like: MAPSKLALFLALNLVLLAAAQGCGPYCPPVVPTPPILPPPVPSTGGGSCSINMLKLGVCANVLNLLKLKIGVPANEECCPLLGGLADLDAAVCLCTAIRANILGIKLNVPIDLTLLLNQCGKKCPSDFTCPI; encoded by the coding sequence ATGGCGCCCTCCAAGCTCGCCCTCTTCCTCGCCCTGAACCTGGTCCTCCTTGCGGCCGCCCAGGGCTGCGGACCCTACTGCCCACCAGTCGTCCCTACCCCGCCCATCCTCCCACCGCCCGTGCCGTCGACCGGCGGGGGCAGCTGCTCGATCAACATGCTGAAGCTGGGCGTGTGCGCCAACGTGCTGAACCTGCTGAAGCTCAAGATCGGCGTGCCAGCGAACGAGGAGTGCTGCCCGCTTCTGGGCGGGCTCGCCGACCTCGACGCTGCCGTGTGCCTCTGCACTGCCATCAGGGCCAACATTCTCGGCATCAAGCTCAACGTGCCCATCGACCTGACCCTCCTCCTCAACCAGTGCGGCAAGAAGTGCCCCTCCGACTTCACCTGCCCCATCTGA